From Chryseobacterium salivictor, a single genomic window includes:
- the ppk1 gene encoding polyphosphate kinase 1, giving the protein MSNQFNPRDITWLSFNERVLQEAMDEYVPLHLRIRFLGIFSNNLDEFFRVRVAGLKRAMDFKDKFITESFYQPPTKILQKINEIVIRQQQNFAKTWKKIQVEMADQKVFIKTARNLTSAQKQFVTSYFDEVVESNVIPILLHDNSPMPYLRDKSLYLGVAMRKKEFQYESKFAIIEIPSRIVGRFVLLPSAVPNEKNVMLLEDVIIYNLPHIFSYFGYEEFEAHCFKVTKDAEFDLDNDIKTTLAEKIEKGVKSRRKGKPTRFTFDKLMDKALLEFLIRKLHLTKKDSIIPGGKIHNFRHFMEFPDVFETYKKPVERTSFDHPELVGKRITDVIQKTDILLTFPYHKYTPVIDLLRESAMDPDVKSIQITAYRLASNSKIINALINAVRNGKEVTVMLELRARFDEENNLKWKEILEQEGVKVLTGIPNKKVHAKLCVIKKRANNKTLQYGFVSTGNFNEKTAKIYGDHLIMTSDRGIMADINKIFTVLKKPKQDVIPALKSCKNLVVCPEFMREKIIDHIEKEVEEAKSGRKTLIIIKVNSLSDRDLITKLYEAAKVGVVIKMIVRGIYCAINQKDFKQKIQAISIVDEYLEHSRIMYFYNKGHEDVYISSADWMTRNLDYRIEAAAKITQKNLKKEIKDQLEIQLSDNVKARILDKKMANEYVKADTKEIRSQIETYHYLKNKTAQEK; this is encoded by the coding sequence ATGTCGAATCAGTTCAATCCAAGAGATATTACCTGGCTTTCTTTTAACGAGAGAGTTTTACAAGAAGCTATGGATGAGTATGTTCCGTTGCATTTGCGGATTCGTTTTTTGGGAATTTTTTCCAATAATCTGGATGAGTTTTTCCGGGTTCGCGTGGCCGGTTTAAAACGGGCGATGGATTTCAAAGATAAATTCATCACGGAATCCTTTTATCAGCCGCCGACCAAGATTCTGCAGAAAATAAATGAAATTGTAATCCGGCAACAGCAGAATTTCGCGAAAACCTGGAAGAAAATTCAGGTTGAAATGGCCGACCAGAAAGTCTTCATTAAAACCGCCAGGAATTTAACCTCCGCTCAGAAACAGTTTGTCACTTCCTATTTTGATGAAGTGGTAGAAAGCAATGTCATCCCGATTTTATTGCATGACAATTCACCCATGCCCTATTTAAGGGACAAATCTCTTTACTTAGGAGTGGCGATGCGGAAAAAAGAATTTCAGTACGAAAGCAAATTTGCGATTATCGAAATTCCGTCGCGAATCGTCGGACGGTTTGTTTTACTGCCTTCGGCCGTCCCCAACGAAAAAAATGTCATGTTGTTAGAAGACGTTATCATTTACAATCTGCCGCACATTTTCTCTTACTTCGGCTATGAAGAGTTTGAAGCGCACTGTTTTAAAGTAACGAAAGATGCCGAATTCGATTTGGATAATGACATCAAAACCACGCTCGCCGAGAAAATAGAAAAAGGAGTAAAATCCCGGCGCAAAGGCAAACCCACCCGTTTCACTTTTGATAAACTGATGGACAAAGCGCTGCTGGAATTCCTGATCAGAAAACTTCATTTAACAAAAAAAGACAGCATTATTCCGGGCGGAAAAATTCATAATTTCCGGCATTTCATGGAGTTTCCCGATGTGTTTGAAACCTATAAAAAACCGGTTGAAAGGACCTCTTTTGACCATCCTGAACTGGTAGGAAAAAGAATTACCGATGTGATTCAGAAAACCGACATTCTGCTCACTTTTCCCTACCACAAATACACTCCAGTCATCGATCTGTTGCGGGAATCTGCGATGGATCCCGACGTGAAGTCAATTCAGATTACGGCGTACCGGTTAGCGAGCAATTCCAAAATCATCAATGCCTTAATTAATGCGGTGAGAAACGGTAAGGAAGTGACGGTGATGCTGGAACTTCGCGCAAGATTCGATGAAGAAAACAATCTGAAATGGAAAGAGATTCTGGAGCAGGAAGGCGTGAAGGTTTTAACGGGGATTCCGAATAAAAAGGTTCATGCGAAACTTTGCGTCATTAAAAAAAGAGCCAACAATAAAACCCTTCAGTATGGTTTTGTAAGTACCGGAAACTTCAATGAAAAAACGGCAAAAATTTATGGTGACCATTTGATAATGACTTCTGACCGGGGAATTATGGCCGACATCAACAAAATATTTACCGTTCTGAAAAAACCAAAACAGGACGTGATTCCCGCTTTGAAATCCTGCAAAAATCTGGTGGTTTGTCCGGAATTCATGCGCGAGAAAATCATTGACCATATTGAGAAAGAAGTTGAAGAAGCCAAATCCGGCAGAAAAACTTTAATTATCATTAAAGTCAATTCCCTGAGCGACCGGGATTTAATTACCAAACTTTATGAGGCTGCAAAAGTAGGAGTCGTGATCAAAATGATTGTACGTGGGATTTACTGCGCGATTAATCAGAAGGATTTCAAACAGAAAATCCAGGCCATCAGCATTGTTGATGAATATCTGGAACATTCCCGCATCATGTATTTTTACAATAAAGGTCATGAAGATGTCTATATTTCCTCTGCCGACTGGATGACCCGTAATCTGGATTACCGGATTGAAGCCGCCGCAAAAATCACTCAGAAAAATCTGAAAAAAGAAATCAAAGACCAACTGGAAATTCAGCTGAGCGACAATGTAAAAGCCAGAATCCTCGACAAGAAAATGGCGAACGAATATGTAAAAGCCGACACTAAAGAAATACGGTCGCAGATTGAAACTTACCATTATCTGAAAAATAAAACAGCGCAGGAAAAGTAA
- a CDS encoding ABC transporter permease subunit, whose translation MNKIARFILFDILKNKIVILYTVLLFIISWSVLGLDNNYTKATLSLLNVVLLVVPLVSIIFSTIYVYNSSQFIELLLSQPVPRGKVWFNLFLGLATALILAFLIGCGIPILLYSSIATGISLLITGVFLSVIFTSLAMLAAIFSRDRAKGIGISIFIWMFFAIIYDGILLVLMFQFTDYPIEGIMATLAAVNPIGLSRIFVLLQLDVAAMLGQAGAIFRQVFGSGGGMVISIIILGIWTLVPFLWSLIMFNKKDL comes from the coding sequence ATGAACAAAATAGCCCGCTTTATTTTATTTGACATTTTAAAAAATAAGATCGTGATTCTTTATACGGTTTTACTTTTCATTATTTCCTGGTCCGTTTTAGGACTGGATAACAATTACACCAAAGCCACGCTGAGTTTACTGAATGTGGTCTTGCTGGTGGTTCCGTTAGTCAGTATTATTTTCTCGACGATTTACGTTTATAACAGCAGTCAGTTTATCGAATTGCTTTTGAGCCAACCCGTTCCGCGCGGCAAGGTTTGGTTCAATCTTTTTCTGGGACTTGCTACGGCTCTTATTTTAGCATTTTTAATCGGATGCGGGATTCCGATCCTGTTATATTCTTCGATTGCGACCGGGATTTCTTTGTTGATAACGGGCGTTTTTCTGTCGGTTATTTTTACTTCTTTAGCGATGTTAGCCGCCATTTTCAGCAGAGACCGCGCCAAAGGAATCGGGATCTCCATTTTCATCTGGATGTTTTTCGCCATTATCTACGACGGGATTTTATTGGTCTTAATGTTTCAGTTCACCGATTATCCGATTGAAGGCATCATGGCCACTTTGGCGGCAGTTAATCCGATTGGACTTTCCAGAATTTTTGTGCTGCTTCAGTTAGATGTGGCCGCGATGCTGGGACAGGCCGGTGCGATTTTCAGACAGGTTTTTGGTTCAGGCGGCGGCATGGTGATATCCATCATCATCTTAGGAATCTGGACTTTGGTTCCGTTCTTATGGTCACTGATTATGTTCAATAAAAAAGATCTGTAA
- a CDS encoding TonB-dependent receptor plug domain-containing protein gives MNKKLILVGAMLVVSSNIIAQQETTIDEVTIASKTPQQLYKTGKNVKLISQEDLQKYKGQNVNDVLDQVAGIQITGNFNNAQEPKSMKIRGGKSANVLILIDGIPLKDVTGNDYNAADLRLLSLENVESIEVLNGASSVLYGSNATVSVINIKTKFSSVDKIQGTLGARAGSYDTFAQNLGLRGKLSQFNYQISGFNEKSEGFSSATGENFDKDGFEKQNINANFGFKTDNFTVNLNGGWKHHLFDYDEGAFTDGKYRGNDEQSYAGANANFKYNKGEITFNTRFSGNERLGQNFVSNGYQDQFSYSGRTFFSELFNHYTFSDHFSFIVGLQYETQKLGAKSLPWGGNSMQDDLIMNDTKLNNFDVFATANINYEGLNLDLGSRMTDHSKFGNHFVYNINPFYLHEMESTYFKVGYSFATAFIAPTLYQNYGSLPYTLPNSDLKPELNSSHEIDLSFGKKDRSLNVTASLFQRQEKEAFAYQTVDFVTYAGQFKNVGDNKVKGFEIAADYRFSEMFKLGGNFTFVEKEKEETMLRQPKQRVNSYLEVSPFSTTKINFAHQFVSKRTDAYYDATTFSNKNVELESFNLFNLNINQNIIKNVDAFVNIGNLFNTSYVDVIGFNTKGRNYTVGAQYQF, from the coding sequence ATGAACAAAAAATTAATCCTGGTTGGAGCAATGCTTGTCGTAAGTTCAAACATTATTGCCCAACAGGAAACCACGATCGATGAAGTAACAATCGCTTCAAAAACACCACAACAACTTTACAAAACCGGAAAAAATGTAAAACTGATTTCCCAGGAGGATCTTCAGAAATACAAAGGTCAAAATGTAAACGATGTCCTCGACCAGGTAGCCGGAATTCAAATTACAGGAAATTTCAACAACGCTCAGGAGCCAAAATCAATGAAAATCCGCGGTGGGAAAAGCGCCAATGTTTTAATTTTAATTGATGGAATCCCTTTGAAAGACGTTACAGGAAATGATTACAACGCGGCTGACCTTCGGCTTTTGTCTTTAGAAAATGTAGAAAGCATCGAGGTTTTAAATGGAGCATCTTCTGTGTTGTACGGTTCAAATGCTACGGTTTCGGTCATCAATATTAAAACTAAATTTTCTTCGGTGGACAAAATTCAGGGAACTTTAGGCGCAAGAGCCGGTTCTTATGATACGTTTGCGCAAAACTTGGGACTGCGCGGAAAACTCAGTCAGTTCAATTATCAGATTTCCGGATTCAATGAAAAATCCGAAGGTTTTTCTTCTGCTACCGGCGAAAATTTCGATAAAGACGGTTTCGAAAAACAAAATATTAATGCCAATTTTGGCTTTAAAACTGATAATTTCACGGTTAATTTGAATGGAGGATGGAAGCATCATTTATTCGATTACGATGAAGGCGCTTTCACCGACGGAAAATACCGGGGAAATGATGAGCAGAGTTATGCCGGAGCAAATGCAAATTTTAAATACAACAAAGGTGAAATCACCTTCAATACAAGGTTTTCCGGAAATGAAAGATTAGGCCAGAACTTTGTTTCAAACGGTTACCAGGACCAATTCAGTTATTCTGGAAGAACTTTTTTCTCAGAACTTTTTAATCATTATACCTTTTCTGATCACTTCAGTTTTATTGTAGGACTACAGTATGAGACACAAAAATTGGGCGCAAAATCTCTTCCATGGGGTGGAAATTCGATGCAGGATGATTTGATTATGAACGATACCAAACTCAATAATTTTGATGTTTTCGCAACGGCAAACATCAATTATGAAGGTTTAAATCTTGATCTTGGAAGCAGAATGACCGATCATTCCAAATTTGGAAATCATTTCGTGTACAACATCAATCCGTTTTATCTGCATGAAATGGAAAGCACCTATTTCAAAGTAGGATATTCCTTTGCGACCGCTTTTATTGCCCCAACTCTTTACCAAAATTACGGTTCGCTTCCTTACACTTTACCGAATTCCGACCTGAAACCTGAACTCAACTCTTCACACGAAATCGATCTGAGTTTCGGAAAAAAAGACAGAAGTCTGAATGTTACCGCAAGCCTTTTCCAAAGACAGGAAAAAGAAGCTTTTGCTTATCAAACAGTTGATTTTGTTACCTATGCAGGGCAATTTAAAAATGTAGGAGACAATAAAGTAAAAGGTTTTGAAATCGCCGCAGATTATCGTTTCAGCGAAATGTTTAAACTGGGCGGAAATTTCACTTTTGTGGAAAAAGAAAAAGAAGAAACCATGCTCCGTCAACCGAAACAAAGGGTAAATTCTTATCTTGAAGTTTCGCCTTTTTCGACAACAAAAATTAATTTCGCTCATCAATTTGTATCGAAAAGAACTGATGCTTATTACGACGCTACTACTTTTTCCAACAAAAATGTGGAGTTAGAAAGTTTCAATTTATTTAACCTCAATATCAATCAGAATATCATTAAAAACGTCGATGCTTTTGTAAATATCGGCAATCTTTTTAATACTTCTTATGTTGATGTAATTGGCTTTAATACCAAGGGAAGAAATTATACCGTTGGTGCTCAATATCAATTTTAA
- a CDS encoding fasciclin domain-containing protein: protein MKKSMMMLALIALTFSSCSKNETIAAATETTGTEAVGGGQEAVVDNDSAPDIVKLAVSNPDLSTLVKAVQAAGLATSLSNAGPFTVFAPTNEAFAKLPAGTLDDLMKPENVEKLNDILGHHTYVGVIKTDQLTDGQSLGMVDGTPISIKIVNGKPVVNGTVNIIASVPASNGIVHVVDSVILPN, encoded by the coding sequence ATGAAAAAATCAATGATGATGCTCGCACTGATTGCCCTCACTTTTTCTTCCTGCTCGAAGAATGAGACAATAGCAGCTGCGACTGAAACCACAGGCACAGAAGCGGTCGGCGGTGGCCAGGAAGCAGTTGTGGATAATGACAGCGCTCCCGACATTGTGAAACTGGCGGTGAGCAATCCGGATTTATCGACTTTGGTAAAAGCAGTACAGGCGGCAGGTTTAGCGACCTCTTTAAGCAACGCCGGACCTTTCACCGTTTTCGCACCTACCAATGAAGCGTTTGCCAAACTTCCGGCAGGAACTCTAGATGATTTAATGAAACCTGAAAACGTTGAAAAATTAAATGACATTCTGGGCCACCACACTTATGTCGGAGTGATAAAAACCGATCAGCTTACAGATGGTCAAAGTCTGGGAATGGTCGACGGAACGCCCATCAGCATTAAAATCGTCAATGGAAAACCGGTGGTGAACGGTACCGTAAATATTATCGCATCTGTTCCCGCGTCCAATGGAATTGTTCACGTTGTTGACAGCGTCATCTTACCCAATTAA
- a CDS encoding Crp/Fnr family transcriptional regulator: protein MKFLLDDDLISTTKAESKRYYKGDIILHEGDRSQCFFYLKHGELSVFNLTEKGKELLQHKVKEGHFFAEPAILLNEPVPGNIEVCSDKVEIIKIERERLIAYLKEHPEKLFEFTVSIAKKSIKKSHLLKQIVLFNPEDRILLQLRDFKSENGCDGEKIMINYTRKELSHMTGLRIETVIRTIKKMEKEGKLEIVNGKIFI, encoded by the coding sequence ATGAAGTTTTTATTGGACGATGATTTAATAAGCACCACAAAAGCAGAATCTAAAAGATATTACAAAGGGGATATTATTTTACACGAGGGCGACCGTTCCCAATGCTTTTTTTATTTAAAACATGGCGAACTTTCTGTTTTTAATTTAACGGAAAAAGGAAAAGAACTTTTGCAGCACAAAGTGAAAGAAGGTCATTTTTTTGCAGAACCTGCCATTTTGTTAAATGAGCCTGTGCCGGGAAACATAGAAGTGTGTTCTGATAAAGTGGAAATCATCAAAATTGAACGCGAGCGCCTGATTGCTTATTTAAAAGAACACCCGGAAAAACTCTTTGAATTTACGGTTTCTATCGCTAAAAAATCCATTAAAAAAAGTCACTTACTCAAGCAGATTGTTTTGTTTAATCCGGAAGACCGCATTCTGCTGCAGCTGCGTGATTTTAAAAGTGAGAATGGCTGCGACGGCGAAAAAATAATGATTAATTATACCAGGAAAGAACTTTCCCACATGACCGGACTGAGAATTGAAACCGTTATCCGGACCATTAAAAAAATGGAAAAAGAGGGAAAACTTGAGATTGTTAACGGTAAAATTTTCATTTAA
- a CDS encoding ABC transporter ATP-binding protein, with amino-acid sequence MIEIKNLTKKFQKFTALNGIDLSFENGHSIALIGPNGCGKTTMIKCILGLNVVEEGDILVDGKSVKDDYKYRENIGYMPQIGRYPENMTIEETIKMIKDTRKNSSDYLDTELLEAFELENIYGKKMRTLSGGTTQKVSAVLAFLFNPKVIILDEPTAGLDPLATEILKNKIIKEKNKGKLIIITSHLLSELDDIITEIVFMNEGKVVVHQSVEDLKKETNTEKISDGIISILKAMKK; translated from the coding sequence ATGATTGAAATTAAAAATTTAACGAAGAAATTCCAAAAGTTCACCGCCCTGAACGGGATTGATTTATCCTTTGAAAACGGCCATTCTATCGCACTAATAGGCCCAAACGGCTGTGGAAAAACCACCATGATTAAATGCATTTTAGGTTTAAATGTAGTTGAAGAGGGCGATATTTTGGTCGATGGCAAAAGTGTAAAAGACGATTACAAATACCGGGAAAACATCGGCTATATGCCACAGATAGGACGATATCCCGAAAACATGACCATCGAGGAAACCATTAAGATGATCAAAGATACGCGCAAAAACAGCAGCGATTATCTTGACACTGAACTTCTGGAAGCATTCGAACTTGAAAATATCTACGGTAAAAAAATGCGGACGCTTTCCGGCGGAACCACGCAGAAAGTAAGCGCCGTACTCGCTTTTCTTTTTAATCCTAAAGTAATTATTCTGGATGAACCTACCGCCGGCCTGGATCCACTGGCGACAGAAATCCTGAAAAACAAAATCATCAAGGAGAAAAACAAAGGAAAACTCATCATCATCACTTCTCACCTGCTGAGCGAACTGGACGATATCATCACCGAAATCGTTTTCATGAACGAAGGCAAAGTGGTCGTGCACCAATCCGTAGAAGATTTGAAAAAGGAAACCAATACCGAAAAAATTTCCGACGGGATTATTTCCATCTTAAAAGCAATGAAAAAATGA